One window of Xylocopa sonorina isolate GNS202 chromosome 9, iyXylSono1_principal, whole genome shotgun sequence genomic DNA carries:
- the Tert gene encoding telomerase reverse transcriptase, whose protein sequence is MMDNVTAQTVKETFGTVFQQYCLRRKISLKQDENGAFAVPDTNTLRECIQVLNRHKYKLDKRLKTLQKSTLPANYSNRGTQSLSKQNKTDGTEKRKLYKNTNVNLFFNDIEITIYLYNTSTVLPSYKSHTFLTNYAFNTAKSGNEIYDFIIKETMQNVTITDYEVSIPLIVPLLEEFQKRHKKFHYFSILKHLDHKQEVLNEKSKCKYEVTKQKLRSFFDLIFAKVVPLNIFGKLRNLKKIKKTMFNLLEAPCFKSFDLKPLIERLDIAPIIWLKNIKSTKTKWLVIMKLVRWLFVEFLLKILYTYFHITTSGTNNKRLYIIRANWNSVQKKFVKKRIRSHIFQPDVKLNEWNPPIGTYKLFPKYSTVRPIFKPQCTNTDKNHLYTIHKFLKQLHTTNYGITDFQKKWKLIVKRNRKMEQMYLVSCDVVDAFGSVIQEQLYDIIKSLCDDLPDSLALKYYVLKSERKKDSDVIYRQYFSDPYLSLPFAPGTLYAHTNYSRSQWIKKKWLLDRISSCIFYQRVQIKKKIFMLGKGLVQGTMLSPILSDIYYNFILHKKMTTFLRTGQIIKYMDDILYVTKSEISAVQFLHLTKRGIPQYNCYFKQAKTQSNVAFKGNAIMNNITYIGYKINCTTLNLKPKRSNTDIRYLISFSTKCNLTPLQLLKKRLDNIATFKISKVMLDSTINSTKAIRKILNRICLLQAKRACILIKELFSSVQTNVGSILKIIKNNNEQIARYVIKILLTSERNMNKSTICAWNNYIMYTLWISYKAVFKKDRILHKYFTTSFLQTKINSLTLQYYYIFFHNLNYSIINQIYFYCYKIISTTLNILHVHQLHFVSTL, encoded by the exons ATGATGGATAACGTTACTGCGCAGACTGTAAAAGAAACTTTTGGTACAGTGTTTCAACA GTACTGTTTACGTCGTAAAATATCACTTAAACAAGATGAAAACGGTGCTTTTGCGGTGCCTGATACAAATACTTTGAGAGAATGTATACAAGTTCTTAACAGACATAAATACAAACTGGACAAACGATTGAAAACTTTACAGAAATCTACATTGCCCGCAAATTATTCAAATCGTGGCACACAAA GCTTATCTAAACAAAACAAGACTGATGGAACTGAAAAGAGAAAGTTATATAAAAATACAAACgttaatttgttttttaatgatATAGAAATAactatttatttatataatacATCTACAGTTTTGCCAAGTTATAAAAGTCATACATTTTTGACGAATTATGCCTTTAACACTGCTAAAAGTGGAAATGAGATATACGattttattataaaagaaaCTATGCAAAATGTTACCATCACTGATTATGAAGTTTCCATTCCATTAATTGTTccgcttttagaagaatttcaaAAGAGACATAAAAAATTCCATTACTTTAGCATCTTAAAACACTTGGATCATAAACAGGAGGTTCTTAATGAGAAGTCAAAATGCAAATATGAAGTTACTAAACAGAAACTGAGGTCATTCTTTGATCTTATATTTGCCAAAGTAGTTCCCTTAAATATATTTGGAAAATTACGAAATTtgaaaaagataaaaaaaacTATGTTCAATTTATTGGAAGCACCATGTTTCAAATCCTTTGATTTGAAACCTTTAATTGAAAGATTAGAT aTTGCGCCTATTATATGGCTGAAAAATATCAAAAGTACAAAGACAAAATGGCTTGTTATAATGAAACTTGTTAGATGGTTGTttgttgaattccttttgaaaatATTGTATACTTATTTTCACATAACAACTTCTGGGACAAATAACAAAAGATTATACATTATACGTGCAAATTGGAATTCTGTGCAAAAGAAGTTTGTTAAAAAAAGGATACGTTCACATATCTTTCAACCAGACGTCAAACTGAATGAATGGAATCCCCCAATTGGTACATATAAATTGTTCCCTAAATACTCCACCGTACGACCAATATTTAAGCCACA ATGTACAAACACAGATAAAAATCATTTATACAcaatacacaaatttttaaAACAATTACACACCACAAACTATGGAATTACTGATTTCCAAAAGAAATGGAAATTAATTGTTAAACGTAACAGAAAAATGGAACAAATGTATTTAGTTTCTTGCGATGTAGTGGATGCTTTTGGTTCTGTGATACAGG AGCAGCTATACGACATTATAAAATCACTTTGCGATGATCTTCCTGACTCTTTAGCACTTAAATATTATGTGCTTAAAagtgaaagaaagaaagatagCGATGTTATTTATAGACAATACTTCTCTGACCCATATTTATCATTGCCTTTTGCACCTGGTACACTATATGCACATACAAATTACAGTAGAAGTCaatggataaaaaagaaatggtTACTAGATAGAATTTCATCGTGCATTTTCTACCAAAGG gtacaaataaaaaaaaaaatttttatgTTAGGGAAGGGACTTGTTCAAGGCACAATGTTGTCACCTATTTTATCAGATATATActataattttatattacataaaaaaatgacAACATTTTTGAGAACTGGCCAAATTATAAAATACATGGATGATATTTTATATGTAACCAAAAGTGAAATATCTGCAGTACA ATTCTTACATTTGACGAAAAGAGGAATTCCACAGTACAATTGTTACTTTAAACAAGCAAAAACGCAAAGTAATGTAGCTTTTAAAGGAAATGCAATTAtgaacaatattacttatatTGGTTATAAAATTAATTGTACTACTTTAAATTTAAAACCTAAACGTTCAAATACTGACATACGTTATTTAATATCATTTTCTACAAAATGTAATTTAACTCCTCTTCA ACTTTTGAAGAAACGATTGGATAATATAGCAACTTTTAAAATATCAAAGGTTATGCTAGATAGTACAATTAATTCCACAAAAGCCATAAGGAAAATATTGAATCGGATATGTTTATTACAAGCAAAACGTGCTTgcattttaataaaagaattatttAGCAGTGTACAAACGAATGTTGGAAGTATCTTGAAAATCATTAAAAATAACAATGAACAAATTGCAAGATATGTTATAAAAATTCTCCTgacat CTGAGAGAAATATGAATAAATCAACTATTTGTGCATGGAATAACTACATTATGTATACTTTATGGATATCTTATAAAGCTGTTTTCAAGAAGGACAGAATTTTGCACaaatattttactacatctttTTTACAAACTAAAATTAATTCTCTAAC ATTACAGTATTACTACATATTTTTTCACAACTTAAA TTATAGTATTATCAACCAAATATATTTTTACTGTTATAAAATTATAAGTACAACATTAAATATATTACATGTTCATCA ATTACATTTTGTATCAACATTATAA
- the LOC143426589 gene encoding speckle targeted PIP5K1A-regulated poly(A) polymerase — translation MSNHCDVCSMDFQDEYALQGHLAGKKHLNRLRLHEIIEKSIVVTPLPKFISTNRLLDFLAKYGAIKWHQFGPNSLIAEFCDRTSAEILLTKPVWINNVRLNIKKRILHTNLKKPKVTKYKCPIEIEGVISYDNIKHIFEDETTFDNQLANFLNEVQLTDDVIEARYESVCTQLDKIFRPIFPKCKTYRFGSTQTGLGFKECDLDIYMDIGEPISEITTETDSWTMRKIFRKVKKVMYRMNCAFSNIIPLPKARTPIIKFCYIRTNVSCDISFKNSLAMYKNHLIKYYICLDSRLKPLMMLIKYWARHFKISGSSKISNYALVLLVIFYLQQPFINIIPPLMDLQKTCQPQIVNGWQVNFDNNTVLPPITNQSSIPQLLHGFFSFYSTFRFKSQVICPIDGKVHTEAEFKEIETLPQCMDRYKMCVREDENLRININKPLCIQDPIELNHNVINVTYKFSLLDTFVKYCAIGAEICVTSSKNNYNDLLKTLFTTVLKTKSAEGKFKITIIANPCNQYSNTSNSMETDTTNKTKLAKSDWHSTVFNIIKDIFEKVFKVQVVFSTETGSKHQKMEESSDVHAEEQQTIVFHCTGSHCVWRNRKISNIVLDPSLSCLEKEALMSEQMLENCDKNKIINRVHLDFLCTLEKKHPLQVDLTVNNFNCDDHVFQEFMYFAKRKIVEIIKRTLMYIQQFEKCYYYLYEIQAH, via the exons ATGTCAAACCATTGTGATGTATGCTCAATGGATTTTCAAGATGAGTATGCCTTGCAAGGACACCTTGCAGGTAAAAAGCACTTAAATAGGCTTCGTTTACATGAAATTATAGAAAAGTCAATTGTTGTCACACCGTTGCCTAAATTTATTTCAACGAATAGACTTCTTGACTTTCTTGCAAAATATGGCGCAATCAAATGGCATCAATTTGGACCTAACAGTCTAATAGCTGAATTCTGCGATAG AACCTCTGCAGAAATTTTGTTAACTAAACCAGTTTGGATAAATAATGTAAGGTTGAACATAAAGAAAAGGATACTACATACTA ATTTAAAAAAACCAAAAGTGACAAAATATAAATGTCCCATTGAAATTGAAGGTGTAATAAGTTACGATAACATAAAACACATATTTGAGGATGAAACTACATTTGATAACCAACTAGCTAATTTTTTGAATGAAGTACAACTCACAGATGATGTAATTGAAGCAAGATATGAATCTGTTTGTACGCAACTAGATAAGATATTTAGACCTATATTTCCAAAATGTAAAACATACAGGTTTGGTTCAACTCAAACAGGTTTAGGTTTCAAAGAATGTGATTTGGATATATATATGGATATTG GTGAACCAATAAGTGAGATAACTACAGAAACAGACTCATGGACTATGCGGAAGATATTTAGAAAAGTGAAAAAAGTTATGTACCGTATGAATTGTGCTTTCTCGAACATTATACCATTACCAAAAGCTAGAACACCTATTATAAAATTTTGTTACATTCGAACGAACGTTTCTTGCGATATTTCATTTAAAAACAGTTTAGCTATGTATAAAAATCATTtgataaaatattatatctgcctCGATAGTAGACTAAAACCACTAATGATGCTTATCAAATATTGGGCAAGGCATTTCAAGATATCAGGCTCATCGAAGATATCTAATTATGCATTAGTGTTGTTGGTTATTTTTTATCTACAGCAACcgtttattaatattattcctCCATTAATGGATCTTCAAAAAACATGTCAACCACAAATTGTAAATGGATGGCAAGTTAATTTCGACAACAATACCGTATTACCACCAATTACAAATCAGAGTAGCATACCACAACTACTCCAtggttttttctctttttattcCACATTCAGATTTAAATCTCAAGTAATATGCCCAATAGATGGAAAAGTACACACAGAAGCGGAATTTAAGGAAATTGAAACTTTACCGCAATGTATGGACAGATATAAAATGTGTGTAAGAGAAGACGAAAATCTCAGAATAAACATTAACAAACCATTGTGTATTCAAGATCCTATAGAGTTAAATCATAATGTAATAAATGTAACGTATAAATTCTCTTTACTGGACACTTTTGTGAAATATTGTGCAATTGGTGCTGAAATTTGTGTAACATCCAGCaaaaataattataatgatTTACTGAAGACTTTGTTTACCACAGTTCTGAAAACAAAATCTGCAGAAGGTAAATTTAAAATTACAATTATTGCAAATCCATGTAATCAGTACAGTAATACATCGAACAGTATGGAAACAGATACCACAAACAAAACAAAATTGGCAAAGAGTGACTGGCACTCTACTGTTTTCAATATAATAAAGGATATTTTTGAGAAAGTTTTCAAGGTACAAGTTGTATTTTCAACTGAAACGGGATCAAAACATCAAAAAATGGAAGAATCATCAGATGTGCATGCAGAAGAACAGCAGACAATTGTGTTTCACTGTACCGGATCCCATTGTGTATGGCGCAACAGAAAAATCAGTAATATTGTTTTGGATCCTAGTTTGAGTTGCTTGGAGAAAGAAGCTCTTATGTCAGAGCAAATGCTAGAAAATTGTGATAAAAACAAGATAATAAACAGAGTACATTTAGATTTTTTATGTACGCTTGAGAAAAAGCACCCTTTACAAGTGGACTTAACtgttaataattttaattgtgATGATCATGTTTTTCAAGAATTCATGTATTTTGCTAAACGTAAGATAGTCGAAATAATAAAACGGACACTGATGTACATACAACAATTTGAAAAGTGTTACTACTATCTGTACGAAATACAAGCACATTAA